The genomic stretch GCCTCCATTTTACGGCTTATAAGTAATGACGTTTGTAGATAGGATTTGTAACCATCGGATTTGTTCTTATTTTTATGAAGCAGATCGATGTTTTCTTGTTTGTCTGTAAATAGAAGAAAAAGGTTATTTTTATAGGTGTTAAATCAAAATATGATGTATATTTGAAAGCGAAATAATCAAATACCTATGAAGAAGTATATTATAACTCTGCTGTTTTGTACGTTATTTTGTCATTTAGGCATTGCTCAAGGTTTGAAATCAGTTTCTATCTTGGGAGATTCTTATTCCACTTTCGAAGGATATGTTCAACCCGATACTAATTTTGTATGGTATCTGAAGACACCTCCTGAAGGGAGAAAGACGGATATGGTTTCTGTACGTAATACTTGGTGGCATCAGTTTATTAAGGAGAACAACTACCGTCTTTGTGTGAATAATTCGTTTTCCGGTGCTACTATTTGCCATACCGGTTATCGTTCGGAGGATTATAGCGACCGTTCTTTTATCACCCGGATGAAGGCGTTGGGCTGTCCTGATATTATTTTTATTTTTGGCGCGACTAATGATTATTGGGCGAAATCACCTTTAGGAGAGTATCTGTATGCGGATTGGTCCAAAAAAGATTTATATTCTTTCCGCCCTGCTATGGCTTATATGCTGGATACAATGATTGATTATTATCCTAATGTGGAGATTTATTTTCTATTGAATGATGGTTTGGGAGAGGAAATCAGTGAATCGGTCAGAACGATTTGCAAACATTATCAGATAGATTGCATTGAACTGAAAGGGCTTGATAAAATGAGCGGACATCCTTCGGTGAAAGGGATGAAGCAGATTAGTGAGCAGGTGAAGGCGTATATGAATTCCCGGCATAATTGAGTATGACGGTTTATGTAGTGATTATTTTAGAGGAATAATGATAAACAGTTTCCGATGATATTTTAGTGAAAGATATACTGGTTGAAGTATATTCTCTCACTAA from Phocaeicola dorei encodes the following:
- a CDS encoding SGNH/GDSL hydrolase family protein; this translates as MKKYIITLLFCTLFCHLGIAQGLKSVSILGDSYSTFEGYVQPDTNFVWYLKTPPEGRKTDMVSVRNTWWHQFIKENNYRLCVNNSFSGATICHTGYRSEDYSDRSFITRMKALGCPDIIFIFGATNDYWAKSPLGEYLYADWSKKDLYSFRPAMAYMLDTMIDYYPNVEIYFLLNDGLGEEISESVRTICKHYQIDCIELKGLDKMSGHPSVKGMKQISEQVKAYMNSRHN